ACCCTTGTATACTATTCCTCCAAGCTAAGAGTCACTATGCACTTGGGAAACGGTTTGCTAGGTATTCATCTGAGATTATTAAATACTTGAGTGTCGGAGAAAGTCCTCAGAGAATCTCTGTAGGCCATCCTTATCTTTGTTGTGCAGATATTGTCATCACGGTGGTATTACTACAAGAAGGCTAGATAGCAAACACAAACCCCCCACACCAGCATAATCTCTCTTGAGACAAAATAATTCTACTACACACAAACTTATAATTAGTTGTATCAAGTCCTAGAAAGGATTAATTTGGCGCTAGAAGAGGGTCTGATTTTCTCTCTTAGCCAAAAACATCTCTTTTAAGAGTTTTCACCAAGATGACAAACAATCACTCCAAAGCTCGTAACCCAAAAGCAACCTACTCCAAACCAAGTGGAAACCAGAATTCAAGGGGAGTAAAACCCCCAAACTAGGCTGAATAGGCCTATACACACAAGAGACCCTAATTTCGCTCAAAATAATGTGAAAGCAACACGTTCCCAGAAGCAATTCGAACAAAACTGCCAAAGGGAAAATGCTGCTGACACTAAGGGTAGAAGTGGCCAAGGTAGGAGAGACCAATCACCGTTGCAAGATCAGGAAATCATCACTACAACACCCCAACTGTTCACTTTGACCGGATATGGGTCCAAAGCTTGCTGGATGGTTCAATCATTTAGTTCGCTGACCTGACTAAGCGATTCAAAAGTGATTTTTTCTTCTAGGATTGCAAGAATTAAACAGTCCTTAGAGATGATGATTATGAAGCAGCTGAAGGACGGAACTCTTCGCAATTACATGTACAGATACAAGGAGAGCCTTCTGCTTATAAACCCAGAGGAAGAGATAGTGACCTTCGCCTTCATAAAGGGTCTAAATGCAAACAGGCCAGAAAGTGAGGTCTTGAAGTTCAGGAATCAGTGATCTTACTTTAAGATTATGAAAGGACTGAGACAATATGCTCAATCCCATGTGAACGTGGAGGACTTCAAGAACATCACTGGGGGCCTACAAAAGGGTCATGGAGGAAGAACCttttaaaacaacaaaaacaagaataacaataataataaagagaGGGGCAAGTAAAGAAAACTCATTAAAAGAGTTCACTCTATTAAAAGAGTCTTGGACTAAGATCTACCAACTCCATAAAAAAGAGGCATGCCCCTAGAAAGAAAGTGGTCAATGACTCAAAGGCGCAATGTAACACCCCGGTGCTATCAAACGACCAATGACTACCCATAGAAGTTGTAGACTCTATAGGCCAACACAAGTTCTTTCAACGCACTTGATAAGACCGGGGTGTTACAGTGTGTGCTTGGTGGGAGTattcttaggatgggtgacctcatTGGAAGTTTTTTCgggcacgagtgaggccaaagtgcgctggaaagacttgtgttggtctgtggggcAATTCTATAGTCTCCATAAGTAGTCACAAGCGGTCCGTTGGCGCGGGGGTGCAATACTTTTATAAAACTCAAGATTTTCTTAATTTgcaatttaaaaatgattagtaaaagtgtttttttttaaaaaaaacttaatatataaagtcaaataaatttttacttacaccttaaaactttAAAAGAGATCAAATATTATTGATAATCAGTAACCCAATgcacattaatgcatatttatagGATTACACCATCCTAAGGTTCGATTATATCGATTTCGATCCTATCCCCTCAACGATCTTAGGTAGAATTTCGATCCTAATAATCTTGTGTGCACGGGTCGGGTAGCACAATATGAATCGTGCCAACGAAGAGTGAGTTGTGAGACAAAGGACCTTTTTAGGTGTCAGAGGAACATGTAATGGAAGATATATAATGGGGTAGATTACAACTACAACTATGAAAATGCAAACAAAGAAGCACCGAGATAAGGTAAACTCACTTGTGACGGCTATCCTATGGTTGAAAGGGATGGTTGGAAGGTTCAACTTCTAGTTGAAAGGACAGTTGCAAGTTTCCACTCTCATTGATCCCTTGTACTAGACTCAATTCATTGAGCAAGGGTTTAGGTTACACCAGGATCCAACCATCATTGGCATCCCAAAAGCAACCATGGCAATCCTTTAACAATGGATAGAGCAATCCTTCTCCTAAGTTTCCATTCAACCCATAATCAACTAATACTTCACCATTATCAACCTATCAACAAGGGTTGGGCTAATCCTAATCCCTGACTAACTGCTCACTACTCATTAATCACAATCATACCATCTGTAATCATTATCAACATCAAAATCATTATTAACACATAAACTAATGTCTTAGTCACCAATAGCATGAACATGAACAAGGACAAGAACAAATAACCAAGAACAATAGATAACTGTCATAAACCAAATATAATTAACTATtatacttaaaaataataaaaatagagagAATTAGAGATTAGCTACAAAATATGACaagaattgaaaaacaaataacaaaaatccATAAATGTCCATCACCAATGTTCCATGGTAATAGCTTGACAAGCTGAAATAAATACCATCTAAGGAttgaaaaaaaatgtcattaaaataaactataaaatcaaGTTTTGATTAAGGGAATAAAAATTTAGACAAGAGGCGGAGCAAAGATTATaagtgctttttttttttttttttcttttttttctttgcaaTTTCTTTTGAAATATGACCCTTACGCTTTTTatgaatgaatttaaaaaaagtgcatcaactattaaaaataacaagaacaacacaaaattcatgtcattattcaataaatatattaaaaacgaaaaattaagtttgaactgTCAAACAcctttaaataatatttcttttattcaTCAATGTTAATGCTGGTTCAACTTGACTTAAGAGCTAGTATCTTCTGTGTTTCATAACTTTTGCCACAAGTATAATTTATGAGCAACTCagaaaatgagagaaaataaacattttattaaaaatttgtaaaaaaagtataaataagatgaaaaaaagttaaatgtagCAACAAACCTatgttaaaaagaaaaataagtgaCAACTTATTAGACAAAGAGAACACTTCttgtttgattaaaaaattACACACATTTACCATTTGACTCCTTTAGACTAAACTCACATCTCTCCTAATATGTTTTTGAATTAGTGTTGAtctaaacaaaaacaaattaggCAGTTCATTTTAAAGATCGTCTCATggagagacgacctcaaaataaaaaattaaaatttttattatttaactattttattcaaaaataaggTATGTCTAACGACGAGAAcatttcatataaaaatttgtgaaaatcaaatgaaatttgatatagattcaatataagaatttgtgaaaattagatgaaatttaatgtCAGATtcaatataagaatttgtgaaaattagatgaaatttaatgtCAGATtcaatataagaatttgtgaaaattgGATGAAATTTGATGACAGAGTCAATTGTCTTCATAACTCAGGAAAGTGGAATACGTAACGTGGTTCATAGTTTCATACTCCTTCCTTGGAGTTCAACACAtaacacatacacatacatatacacaaacacaaacccaaTGAAAACGGTTCACCTAATTTCCATGTACTCAACTTCCCCTTCTTTCCTCCCTTTAAAATTCAATTCTTTTCCCATTAATTTCCATTTCCATCTCAACAACTTTCCAATTTTCATTCTTTCCCATTATTCTTCCAACCCCAAATCCACCAATTTACCATCTCCCATCTTCCCTTCCAACTCTTGTATGTCTCCTTTTCTTGTCTCTTTCCCATTTTCAACTCATACCTATTAATCCCTGCAAATTCTTCTCTAATTTCCATTGATTTTCTCAAACACCCACAAAAAAATGAAGGGAGGAAAACGAACCCCAGTACAAGCTGTAAGTCTATGGGTGAGAAGACAACCTCCGAAGGTTAAAGCTTTTCTTTCTGTAATTGCTGGAATGGCTGCTTTAGTTTTCCTTAGAATGGTTGTTCATGATCATGATAATCTTTTTGTTGCTGCTGAAGCTGTTCATGCCATCGGTATTGCTGTTCTTATTTATAAGTTATCCAAGGAGAAAACATGTGCTGGTcagttttattttcattttcttttgtatATCTTTCTTGTAATTTGTTGTATTTGATCTTCTTTTTTCTGTGATTGGGTCTTTTTGGGTGTATGCTTTGATcttgttttttgtttgattgttttgaGTTTGAGTATGTTTCTTGACCtattttaattgagttgagTGGTATGAAGATTGATTTTTACTATGAAAGGATTGAATCTTGATCTGTCAACTTGTGTTGCCCCTCTGAAGTTTTGTCATTTGTTCTGACATAATCTTTAGTTTTGTGTTGCtgctttgtttttgttttatttgtgttTGATTCCAGATTCCTGATTCTTGATTCCTGCAATGTTCTAGAAGATTTTATTTTTGCCCCCTCTTTAGTTTTATCAGCAAGTAAATTCTTTGATAAAGAGACACGACTTTTATTTACTCCATCATACCCTTTGATTTTGCTACAAGGGGAAAATgttgttttgttaatttttaatttgacaatAAGGAAACAAAAGCAAGTGGAAGGAAGAAATGTGTACATGGGATGAAGAGAAAATGGGTATGTGGATGCTGTTTAACGGCCTGTTTAGTTAATGGTACTAATTGGTGATAAGGGAATGATTTGtattgtaaattttcatgatatatatCATGTCATTACTATGGTAATGAAAGCTTGATCCTAAAAAGTATTTTTGTTTACAACTTTTGTTTACCACGTAATTCCACATGTTTGAGTGGTAAtgtattaaaatgaattttgtgagaAAATGAggttgttgaaggagaataaaTATGTCTATTAAATTCATCAAGAGATATTcttactaaaattacactaatattTCATTACCATTTCCACCATATAGTACCggttaccaaacgggccgtaaaagaTGTCAATAGATATGTAGCAAAATCAAAGCGACAATCTGAATTGGATTGTGTAGCAAAATTAAAGCATGCAATCCAAAATGAAAAGTGTAGAAATATCAAAGCGACTATCCGATATAGGAAGTGGAGCAAAATCAAAGCTGACATACCGAAATGGAATATGTTGTAAAATCGGGAGTATAGAATCAAATTTAATCATTCATTGAGAACATTGCAACAATAATTTGATACCATTAGGTGTAATTTATCTCAAACATCATACTATCGTATTGGCTTCTGATTCTTTGATGGTTTATTCGCATCATTCCCCCTGAAGAATTAGGTGGAAATAAATGGATACAATGTGGgtgatttgatttttagatCTTCAAAAGTTTAATATTTTGGAGCCGGGTTTCTAAAGATCAACTTTTTTCCTATAATATTATACTTGAAGTCTGAGCAGAGCAGAAGTTATTTGCATGTTTCTGCTTGTGCTTGTTTGCATTACAACTGTTCTTCTGAAAACTAGTTATGTACAAGTGTTCATCTTGTTCCCTGTTGGAATACTGCATTTGATGTTTTCTGTTGTTCTTTTCTACTTTAGTTTGAAGTATTATCTGATAGGATTAAGAGATTAACATTGCTTTTTGTGGTCATTTGTTGCAGGACTTTCACTCAAATCTCAAGAACTTACGGCCATTTTTTTAGCTGTTAGATTGTACTGTAGTTTTGTGATGGAATATGATATTCACACTCTACTAGATACAGCTACATTAGCGACAACCCTCTGGGTTATTTATATGATCCGCTTTAAGTTAAAGTCGTCTTATATGGAGGAGAAAGACAACTTTGCTATTTACTATGTAGTAAGTCATCTATTGTTTCTTTTGCTTATTGGATTTGATAGAACTTTAGAATGTGTATGTTGCGAAACTCATTTTTGAACTTTTCCTGACATGTATACTGTCTTTTACAATATTGATTTATTGCCATAGTTTTATTTGCATCATTGGACTCTCATAAGTAGCATTCCAATATGTTAGCTGTTTTTAGGGATTGCCTGTGTTTGAGGTGTTGTATTCCAGGATCATTTGGGGATAAGTATTTGGTAGAACATGGATGTCATAAAAGGCATCTTGCTTTATGTAATTGCATGTATTGGGTACTGCTAATATAACTTCTAGTTGAAAGTAACTAAGACCTTTCTTGAGCATTTTTGTCCTTCAACATTTTTCCATCTTCTCAATGCTTGCaatcttgaatttttttttttttttttttttttttttttttttttttaaatgtgccTGTTCTGGGAACACGTGTTCATGGTCGATGTTAAGTTTACCTAAGTGGTATCTTATGGATAGATCGGAATGAAGAGGGATTTTTGTCTTAAAGAATTCATATAAGAAtgggaaaaggaaaaaaatgcaAACGATACTACTTGGGCCTTAAGTAACCTTGAAGGGAAAAAGGAAGAAAGAAAATATTCCCAAAGAAAGAGACTTGTGAGAGATAAGAGATATTAGAAGAAACACAGCATGtggaagaggagagagaaagagctCCACATCTCATAGGCTCATATGTCAGAtgagagaggagagagaaaagaaaaaaaataacaaccTTGCTTGCCGTTGCTGGAGAAAGTGAGAAATTAAAGCACAAACCTTGGACTTTGACTCATCTCTAATCCATGATCAAAACCCCGATACTTTATTGTAAGAATGATAAACaattacctttaattaataGGATCTTTAGTTCATCTCCCATTTTTAATAAAGTTCAATTATTTTATCGTACGGGTTGAAATTAAACTTGGATTATGGTACGTCAATATGGATTGTAGTTTGTAAGGGGCATGTACATTTGTTTGATTACTACTTTGGTGATCAGTACATTGTATTTTTAGTTTGAAGTGATCAAGTGATGAAAAAACTTATTTGGTATTTAAGTGGCAATATGTTACATGGACTCGGGTCATTATGTTAGAAAACACAAGTAAACACACAAGTTtgctttaatttcattttagatGTTTCATATCTTGAAATTTCGAGGATATGGCTCCGGTACTTGAGATATCTTAGGTGATGTACTTTATAACTTTCATTGAGTTGATCTATTCCCTATTGCAGCTTAGAAGTTTGTATGTTTGAAAATCACCTTAAAATGAAATTCCTTGTTGCCTTTTCAAGTTACGAACTTCTTTTTACAAGTCAAAACTGTTTTTAAACAAGGCAATAGTAAGTCAGCCAGGAATGTGTGCTGCGGTTATGTATACTGTTTTCAAACTTTTAATACGACTTGGAAAGACAAAAACACGAGGAAGATTATGCCTTTGTGTCAGCTAATGGCACTTAGCTTTTTAAGTTTATAGGTTTTTGAGTCTGAAATCTTGGAAGGTTGAGTTGAAGTCAAGTATTTCTTGGAAATAATTGTTTTCAATGATTTAGCTCCTTTTCGGCTCTGTTATCTTCACCTAATTGTTGTCAGAAATAATTGTTTTTGCtgggattaaaattgaattctaATAATTGAATTTAGGTTTACTGATTCTATATTGTAATTCTTCTTTGtagttattgatttttatttaccaATTAGAATATTATTAGCTGGGTTTAACTGAATATACTGAAATTTACTGATTAAATCTGACTACAATatctgaaaattaaaatttgaagttGTGTAGAATGCCTTAGTTAATCTATGATAGCATGCTATTGCTAACCTTTTTCTTGGTAGTAAGCAATAGTGGTTTGCTGATTTTAAATCAGCAGTTGACCTTTTTTGGTAGATTTCgacttttattttcttgtttttttgtGGGGCCGGGGCTGGGGGAATAGGTGGGTCCCACTGCAGTTCCCATCTCTTCAATACTGCTGTGTTGCTTCAAACCAAGCCATTCCCCTGCAAATGGAGAGAGGCTCCAGCTGAGCTATTTGATTTTGGTTGTATAAAATAGTGTCATGTTGATTCAGAATTCTGAACATTGCTGTTGTCGATTGTCTGCACGAGTGAGAGAATTTAACTGGCTAAGGCGTTATTGGATCAACCATATCCGCTATCCTTTATGTTCTTTCAACAAAAACAACTCGCAAAAGTAGTTCCAAATACATTTCCTAATATACCTCAGAATCACTATGGGAATTTCTCATTTTCATTGCTGGGGATTCTAGGGTGTGAAATTGATAACGTCGAATTAGCTATGTGAATTACTGTGAATGTAAGCCTTACCAAATTATCTGgctatttctttttaattttattgtgaCTGCTGAAAAAATTTACATGAAGCTGTTTTTTTTTCTCCAATCGTTTTGAGTTTTTGTACGTCACTTTTGATGAGCTAGAATTCAGCATTAAGGCTTAATCTATTGTAATAATTGTATCTGACTTGTCAATGTATTTGACTATGGATATAGGTGGGACCTTGTGCTTTATTGTCTCTGCTTATTCATCCTTCCACTGTCCACAACATTGTCAATAGAATTAGTTGGGCATTTTGCGTCTACCTCGAGGCTGTTTCAGTGTTACCTCAGTTAAGAGTCATGCAGAACACAAAGGTACAAGATTACTTCCTTTTCATCTTTCGTTGTTTTTGTATTATAGTGCTTTATGTTCATTGAGACGGCtaatatgttattgtgtttgttTGGGGTTGGAAAGGGAAACTTTTATTTGTAAGATATGTCTCGTGATTGCTTCTCATGTTGAATTTCTTTCTGTTTAGATTGTTGAGCCATTCACAGCCCATTATGTTTTTGCCCTGGGGGTTGCAAGATTTTTGAGCTGTGCGCATTGGGTTCTTCAGGTATGAACTAACAAGATCTGTACATCAATTTCTCATTGTCTACAGA
This Amaranthus tricolor cultivar Red isolate AtriRed21 chromosome 13, ASM2621246v1, whole genome shotgun sequence DNA region includes the following protein-coding sequences:
- the LOC130798975 gene encoding uncharacterized protein LOC130798975 translates to MKGGKRTPVQAVSLWVRRQPPKVKAFLSVIAGMAALVFLRMVVHDHDNLFVAAEAVHAIGIAVLIYKLSKEKTCAGLSLKSQELTAIFLAVRLYCSFVMEYDIHTLLDTATLATTLWVIYMIRFKLKSSYMEEKDNFAIYYVVGPCALLSLLIHPSTVHNIVNRISWAFCVYLEAVSVLPQLRVMQNTKIVEPFTAHYVFALGVARFLSCAHWVLQVLDTHGRLLTALGYGLWPCMVLLCEVVQTFILADFCYYYVKSLVGGQLVLRLPSGVV